A window of the Pseudomonadota bacterium genome harbors these coding sequences:
- a CDS encoding septal ring lytic transglycosylase RlpA family protein: MLWLCGAAAAEEASQSVEAVVKKVEKLAERTEKAEGKHDLVEDTVRTKTGTGGEKVVEQVGEASYYGKGFHGKKTASGDKFDQGDLTAAHPTLPLGSEAKVTNLETGESVEVQINDRGPYAKGRDIDLSKAAAKEIGIDKKNGGAPVKIEANLPKTSSQ; this comes from the coding sequence GTGCTCTGGCTCTGCGGCGCCGCGGCCGCCGAAGAAGCCTCGCAAAGCGTCGAGGCCGTTGTCAAAAAGGTCGAGAAACTGGCCGAGCGGACCGAGAAGGCCGAAGGTAAGCATGACCTAGTGGAAGACACCGTCCGCACGAAAACCGGCACCGGCGGTGAGAAAGTGGTCGAGCAAGTGGGCGAGGCGTCGTACTACGGCAAGGGCTTTCACGGGAAGAAGACGGCTAGCGGGGACAAATTCGACCAGGGCGACCTGACCGCCGCGCACCCCACCCTCCCGCTCGGGTCGGAAGCGAAAGTGACGAACCTGGAGACCGGGGAGTCAGTGGAGGTACAAATTAACGACCGCGGCCCCTACGCCAAGGGCCGGGACATCGACCTATCGAAAGCCGCGGCCAAAGAGATCGGGATCGACAAGAAAAACGGCGGGGCGCCGGTGAAGATCGAAGCAAACCTGCCTAAGACAAGTAGCCAGTAG